One segment of Salvia splendens isolate huo1 chromosome 20, SspV2, whole genome shotgun sequence DNA contains the following:
- the LOC121781570 gene encoding zinc finger MYM-type protein 1-like, translating to MDSFDVNIQDRIRREYVAKGPCQPKSHDFPKKQYGKDKRGFRDVWYKDYVWLEYSTTTDAAYCFWCFLFKRGYLAPGDEAFVSGGFSNWKKANERFRAHVGSTGSSHNKARIEYENFVNQKQSVTYIVSRVSSKQEKEYRIRLTATLDVIRFLLNQGLAFRGHDETSTSSNRGNFLELLYWYSLRNDEVGQVVLNNAPGNNQMIAPSIQKEIVNACAVETTLEIMKELGDKLFSIMVDESRDCSVKEQMAIVIRYVNKNGEIIERFLALVHVKETSSKCLKMTIDFVFSKLGLSLSRLRGQGYDGASNMRVCKANRHVSDFFNYLSPIVTVCGSSCKRADILRQNEYDRMVEMIEKGEISSVKVLETVFEDGVDPEIGGKSKGLLQKMENFDFVFLMMLMKRLLGMTDALSCALQYKDQNILNAINLIVTVKEDLQAFRESGWDDFLQEVEAFCRANEIDVPIMDDIVPRRIRMKNDGKTITNYHYYCVEIFCQVVDLISQEMRNRFPESSTDLLECMVCLDPRNHFSNINVDKLIHLATLYPEDFSSMELSLLTQELRSFVSDARTDTRFSDVEDLGTLSQKMVEMMKDKIFKLVYRLIKLVLLLPVATTSVERVFSAMKFVKSELRNKMGDDWLNDDLMVYSEKEVFATIPNEMILSRFQKMATRRSQLSRIA from the exons ATGGATAGTTTTGATGTGAATATTCAGGATCGTATTCGTAGAGAATATGTTGCCAAAGGTCCTTGCCAACCAAAAAGCCATGATTTTCCAAAAAAACAATATGGAAAAGATAAGAGAGGGTTTAGGGATGTTTGGTATAAAGATTATGTTTGGCTTGAATATAGTACGACAACAGATGCTGCGTATTGTTTTTGGTGTTTTCTTTTCAAGCGTGGTTATTTAGCACCGGGAGATGAAGCATTTGTTAGTGGTGGTTTCTCTAATTGGAAGAAGGCTAATGAAAGATTTAGAGCCCATGTTGGGTCAACGGGTAGTTCACACAACAAAGCTagaattgaatatgaaaattttgtaaATCAAAAGCAGAGTGTGACTTATATTGTTAGTAGAGTTAGCTCAAAACAAGAGAAGGAATATAGGATTCGTTTGACTGCAACTCTTGATGTTATTCGATTCCTTTTGAATCAAGGTTTGGCTTTTAGAGGACATGATGAGACATCAACTTCTTCAAATAGGGGCAACTTTCTAGAGCTATTATATTGGTATAGTTTAAGGAATGATGAAGTTGGTCAAGTTGTATTGAACAATGCTCCTGGAAATAATCAAATGATTGCTCCATCAATTCAAAAAGAAATAGTTAATGCATGTGCAGTTGAAACTACGCTAGAAATAATGAAGGAACTTGGTGATAAATTATTTTCCATAATGGTTGATGAGTCTCGAGATTGCTCGGTGAAGGAGCAAATGGCTATTGTTATTAGATATGTGAACAAAAATGGAGAGATAATAGAAAGATTTTTAGCCTTAGTTCATGTTAAAGAAACTTCATCAAAATGCTTGAAAATGACAATTGACTTCGTATTTTCTAAGTTGGGATTATCTTTGTCAAGATTGAGAGGTCAAGGATATGACGGGGCTTCAAATATGAGGG TATGTAAGGCAAATCGACATGTTTCTGATTTTTTCAACTATCTCAGTCCGATTGTTACAGTCTGTGGATCTTCTTGCAAAAGGGCAGATATACTCCGACAAAATGAATATGATAGAATGGTTGAAATGATTGAGAAAGGGGAAATCAGTTCAG TCAAAGTACTTGAAACAGTATTTGAAGATGGGGTCGATCCAGAAATAGGTGGCAAATCTAAAGGGTTGCTTCAAAAGatggaaaattttgattttgtgtttctCATGATGTTGATGAAACGCTTGTTGGGTATGACTGATGCACTATCTTGTGCGCTGCAATATAAAGatcaaaatattttgaatgCTATAAATTTGATAGTGACTGTGAAAGAGGACTTGCAAGCATTTCGAGAATCTGGATGGGATGATTTCTTGCAAGAAGTGGAAGCATTTTGCCGGGCAAATGAAATTGATGTTCCTATCATGGACGACATTGTTCCAAGACGTATTCGCATGAAGAATGATGGAAAAACTATtacaaactatcattattattgtgttgaaattttttgtcAG GTTGTTGACTTAATTAGTCAAGAAATGAGGAATCGTTTTCCTGAATCCAGCACCGACTTACTCGAATGTATGGTATGCCTTGATCCAAGAAATCATTTCTCCAATATCAATGTCGATAAACTTATTCATCTTGCCACTCTTTATCCGGAAGACTTTTCATCCATGGAGCTTAGCTTGTTAACTCAAGAACTTCGAAGTTTCGTGAGTGATGCAAGAACAGATACACGTTTCTCAGATGTTGAAGATTTAGGAACTCTTTCACAGAAGATGGTTGAAATGATGAAAGATAAGATTTTCAAATTGGTTTATCGGTTGATAAAATTGGTCTTACTTTTACCAGTAGCGACAACATCTGTTGAAAGAGTGTTTTCTGCAATGAAATTTGTGAAGTCAGAGCTGCGAAATAAGATGGGAGATGACTGGTTAAACGACGATTTGATGGTATATAGCGAGAAGGAGGTGTTTGCAACTATTCCCaatgaaatgattttgagtcgtTTTCAGAAAATGGCTACTCGAAGAAGCCAACTATCTCGCATAGCATAA
- the LOC121781571 gene encoding sclareol synthase, chloroplastic-like, with protein MAFRLLRVKVYEVSSEELAPYDNKDGVSQEKVDVAMVIELYRAAHERIYEEETGLENILAWTITFLNHLLHSNSIPDKKLHKLVEFYMNNYHGIPIRLGVRRNLDLYDMSHYQALRVKNRFSNICNGDLIALAMQDFTICQAQYHKELQQLQRWYADCRLDTLKFGRQVVFISYFLASLIVIYDCATSAHARLAFTKTTLLVTLIDDFFDYGGSRKECYNILELVNE; from the exons ATGGCATTTAGACTTTTGCGAGTTAAAGTATATGAAGTTTCCTCAG AAGAACTTGCACCATATGATAATAAAGACGGTGTTAGCCAGGAAAAAGTTGATGTGGCGATGGTTATCGAGCTTTATAGAGCAGCGCATGAGAGAATATACGAAGAAGAGACCGGTCTTGAGAATATACTTGCTTGGACTATCACTTTTCTCAACCACCTGTTGCATAGTAACTCCATTCCTGACAAGAAATTGCACAAATTA GTGGAATTCTACATGAATAACTACCATGGCATACCCATAAGGTTGGGAGTTAGACGAAACCTCGACTTATATGACATGAGCCATTACCAAGCTCTGAGAGTTAAAAATAG ATTCTCTAATATATGCAATGGAGATTTGATAGCATTGGCGATGCAAGATTTCACTATTTGCCAAGCTCAGTACCACAAAGAACTTCAACAACTGCAAAG GTGGTATGCAGATTGTAGACTGGACACTTTGAAGTTTGGAAGACAAGTGgtattcatttcttattttctgGCTTCATTAATAGTCATCTATGATTGTGCGACGTCTGCTCATGCTCGTCTAGCCTTTACCAAAACAACTCTGCTTGTAACCCTTATCGATGATTTTTTCGACTATGGTGGTTCAAGAAAAGAGTGCTACAACATTCTTGAATTAGTCAATGAGTAA
- the LOC121782467 gene encoding protein CHROMATIN REMODELING 20-like has translation MVDGGEIEKKDEEAIDAEEEFSDNSAEYDNDEGEEELEGESHSEEPLTEEDVEELIAELIEVESKAAEAQEALEEESLIKVEADVRKELAQSLSGDELDKAVSGEMAAFREQWEVELDELETESAHLLEQLDGAGIDLSSLYKWIERQAPNGCCTIAWKNRTHWAGTNLSSDALESVTKAEEFLQVHRPVRRRHGKVLEEGASGFLGKRVEKSESSETANDTTTVDWDSFSRMCSDKSSLENVSFGSEHWASVYLASTPQQAAELGLKFPGVDEVEEIDDVDGTLSDPFIADALANEGDLNLTEEQKKNFKKVKEEDDANADRKLHVHLKRRRRRKQSKEDSAQGELSPSDGMRERQLDGLMGKEDLTAEKDVGDQEVNDSVSEFFGIVHGERAKNNLDASSSVDVVELKGIKRSRECDELPDSTKFCTITLDSDGEVPDAECKPLNMEEATKLDNQVISSSESDSDSDDSDAGRSINASTKRRRKKIIRRIIDDAELGEETKKKIAIEKERQERLKSLEARFSTKSPVSSVNNRNSFDGTGLEILGDISSGYVVNVVREEGEEAVRIPPSISTKLKIHQVAGIRFMWENIIQSVTKVRSGDKGLGCILAHTMGLGKTIQVIAFLYTAMRSVDLGLRTALIVTPVSVLHNWRHEFMKWRPSELKPLRIFMVEDVPRERRVELFAKWRIKGGVFLIGYTAFRNMSLGKYAKDRDMAREISNALQEGPDILVCDEAHIIKNTRADTTQALKQVRCQRRIALTGSPLQNNLMEYYCMVDFVREGFLGSSHEFRNRFQNPIENGQHTNSTAEDVKIMNQRSHILYEQLKGFVQRMDMNVVKKDLPPKTVFVISVKLSPLQRKMYKRFLDVHGFTKDKISGEKIIKRSFFAGYQALAQIWNHPGILQLRKENKDSAKCEDVEILADDCSSDENIDYNILPGEKMGNPQRKNYNGFLREDWWRDLLKENSYKEPDQGGKMVLLLDILTMCSSMGDKALVFSQSILTLDLIEFYLSKMPRPRKNGKCWKKGKDWYRLDGRTESSERQKIVERFNDPSNRRVKCTLISTRAGSLGINLHSANRVIIVDGSWNPTYDLQAIYRAWRYGQKKPVFAYRLLAHATMEEKIYKRQVTKEGLAARVVDRQQVHRTMSKEEILHLFDFGDDDITPELGQEIGVAAEPNTTIRVGNLPKQKLPLPHGGSSSDKIIESLISDHHPSWITNYHEHETLLQENEDEKLSKEEQDLAWEVYQKTLEWEEIRRVSPEENIPTEQQRNSVQEPAQQQQQPAEPAVDPPPAPAPKCDYALERARRRHQYRYGHRQCTNLAHLLTLRSQQIKVGGHAICGECARVLRWEDVQPDPRCW, from the exons ATGGTTGATGGAGGAGAGATTGAGAAGAAGGATGAAGAAGCAATTGACGCCGAGGAAGAATTTTCCGACAATTCAGCTGAATATGATAACGATGAAGGTGAAGAAGAGCTGGAAGGAGAATCTCATTCTGAG GAACCCTTGACCGAGGAGGATGTAGAGGAGCTAATTGCTGAGCTTATAGAAGTTGAGAGTAAG GCTGCAGAAGCCCAGGAGGCACTGGAAGAGGAATCCTTAATCAAAGTCGAGGCTGATGTTAGGAAAGAATTGGCTCAATCTCTCTCCGGTGATGAG TTGGACAAGGCTGTTTCCGGAGAAATGGCAGCCTTCAGGGAACAATGGGAAGTGGAGCTTGACGAGCTTGAGACAGAAAGTGCTCATTTATTG GAGCAACTTGATGGTGCTGGTATTGATCTCTCCAGTCTCTATAAGTGGATTGAAAGACAAGCTCCGAATGGTTGCTGCACCATCGCTTGGAAAAATAGGACTCACTGGGCTGGAACTAATTTGTCCAGTGATGCTCTTGAATCTGTTACAAAGGCTGAAGAGTTTCTCCAGGTCCACAGGCCTGTTAGAAG ACGGCACGGAAAAGTCTTGGAGGAGGGTGCCAGTGGTTTCCTTGGAAAGAGAGTTGAGAAAAGTGAAAGCAGTGAAACTGCAAATGATACTACAACTGTAGATTGGGATTCTTTCAGTAGAATGTGCTCTGACAAGTCATCTTTGGAAAATGTAAGTTTTGGCAGCGAGCACTGGGCTTCGGTTTATCTGGCAAGCACCCCACAACAGGCTGCAGAACTGGGTCTGAAATTTCCAGGTGTTGATGAG GTGGAAGAGATTGATGATGTTGATGGTACATTGTCTGATCCATTTATTGCTGATGCTTTAGCAAATGAAGGAGATTTGAATCTTACTGAAGAACAAAAGAAAAACTTTAAAAAG GTTAAAGAGGAAGACGATGCAAATGCCGATCGCAAGCTTCATGTTCATTTGAAACGAAGGAGGCGTAGGAAGCAAAGCAAAGAG GATTCTGCTCAAGGAGAACTTTCTCCATCTGATGGGATGAGGGAGCGTCAATTAGATGGTTTGATGGGTAAGGAGGATTTAACTGCTGAAAAAGATGTTGGAGATCAAGAAGTAAATGATAGTGTGAGCGAGTTCTTTGGCATTGTTCATGGAGAGAGGGCAAAGAATAATCTTGATGCCTCTTCTTCTGTGGATGTTGTTGAGTTGAAGGGCATCAAACGTTCAAGAGAATGTGATGAACTACCAGATAGTACGAAATTTTGTACAATTACTTTGGATAGTGATGGTGAGGTTCCAGATGCTGAATGTAAACCATTGAATATGGAGGAAGCCACCAAATTAGATAACCAAGTTATCTCTAGTTCAGAATCTGATTCAGATTCAGACGATTCAGATGCTGGCAGAAGCATAAATGCTAG CACTAAAAGAAGACGTAAGAAGATAATTAGGAGGATCATTGATGATGCTGAATTGGGCGAAGAAACTAAGAAGAAAATTGCAATTGAGAAG GAGCGTCAAGAGCGGCTTAAATCATTGGAGGCGCGATTTTCTACCAAATCTCCAGTCTCTTCAGTCAATAACAGGAACTCGTTTGATGGCACTGGTTTAGAAATACTGGGAGACATATCTTCTGGTTACGTAGTAAATGTGGTCAGAGAGGAAGGCGAAGAGGCAGTTAGAATTCCTCCTAGCATCTCAACGAAATTAAAGATCCACCAG GTTGCAGGAATCCGGTTTATGTGGGAAAATATTATTCAGTCTGTGACAAAAGTGAGGTCTGGAGATAAAGGCCTTGGTTGCATTCTGGCGCATACTATGGGGTTAGGTAAAACAATTCAG GTTATAGCATTTCTGTATACTGCTATGAGAAGTGTGGACCTAGGCCTGAGAACTGCACTCATAGTAACACCAGTGAGTGTTTTACACAATTGGCGGCATGAGTTTATGAAATGGAGACCATCTGAGCTAAAACCGCTACGGATCTTCATGGTTGAAGATGTTCCAAG GGAAAGAAGGGTCGAGTTGTTTGCTAAATGGAGAATTAAAGGCGGTGTTTTCTTGATTGGTTATACTGCTTTCCGGAATATGTCTCTTGGAAAGTATGCAAAGGACCGAGATATGGCTAGAGAGATTAGTAATGCACTTCAG GAGGGACCTGACATTCTTGTCTGCGACGAGGCACACATTATCAAGAACACTAGGGCTGATACAACCCAGGCATTGAAACAAGTGAGGTGCCAGAGGAGGATAGCATTAACTGGATCGCCTCTTCAGAACAATCTTATGGAGTACTATTGT ATGGTTGATTTTGTTAGGGAAGGATTTCTTGGCAGCAGCCATGAGTTCAGGAATAG ATTCCAGAACCCAATTGAAAATGGTCAACACACCAATTCTACTGCAGAAGATGTAAAGATAATGAATCAAAGATCTCATATTTTATATGAACAGTTAAAAGGATTTGTTCAGAGAATGGACATGAATGTGGTTAAAAAAGATTTGCCTCCTAAAACTGTATTCGTCATCTCTGTGAAATTATCTCCACTCCAGAGAAAAATGTATAAGAGGTTTCTTGATGTTCATGGTTTCACAAAGGACAAGATCTCGGGTGAAAAGATAATTAAGAGATCCTTTTTTGCAGGGTACCAGGCTTTAGCTCAG ATATGGAACCATCCTGGAATACTGCAACTGaggaaagaaaacaaagatTCTGCTAAATGTGAAGATGTGGAAATTCTTGCAGATGACTGCTCTAGTGATGAGAACATCGACTATAATATACTCCCTGGAG AGAAGATGGGGAATCCTCAGAGAAAGAATTATAATGGATTCCTTCGCGAG GACTGGTGGAGGGATCTTTTGAAGGAAAATAGCTACAAGGAGCCCGATCAAGGCGGCAAAATGGTCTTGCTACTTGATATCCTCACAATGTGTTCAAGTATGGGTGATAAGGCACTGGTGTTTAGCCAGAGTATATTAACTTTGGACCTAATCGAGTTTTATCTTTCAAAAATGCCTCGTCCAAGGAAGAACGGAAAATGTTGGAAAAAGGGGAAGGACTGGTacag ATTGGATGGAAGAACAGAAAGCTCGGAGAGGCAGAAAATAGTGGAGAGGTTCAACGACCCGTCAAACAGAAGAGTGAAATGCACTTTGATATCGACTAGAGCTGGGTCACTGGGGATTAATCTTCATTCAGCCAACCGAGTAATTATAGTTGATGGATCTTGGAACCCGACATATGATCTTCAGGCTATATATAGGGCTTGGAG GTATGGGCAGAAAAAACCTGTTTTCGCTTACCGGTTGCTTGCACACGCAACAATGGAAGAGAAGATTTATAAGCGTCAG GTGACTAAGGAAGGACTTGCAGCAAGGGTTGTTGACCGACAGCAGGTGCACAGAACGATGTCCAAAGAAGAGATATTACATTTGTTCGACTTTGGTGATGATGACATAACACCTGAGCTGGGACAAGAGATTGGAGTTGCTGCTGAGCCAAATACAACTATTCGCGTAGGAAACTTACCGAAGCAGAAGCTGCCACTTCCACACGGAGGGTCATCTTCGGACAAAATAATCGAGAGCTTGATAAGCGATCATCATCCCAG TTGGATCACTAATTACCATGAGCATGAGACCCTGCTGCAAGAAAACGAAGACGAGAAGCTTTCGAAAGAAGAGCAGGATTTGGCTTGGGAGGTGTATCAGAAGACCCTCGAGTGGGAGGAAATTCGAAGAGTCTCTCCAGAAGAGAACATACCCACTGAGCAGCAGAGAAATTCTGTCCAAGAACCCgcacagcagcagcagcagcccgCAGAACCTGCAGTTGATCCTCCCCCAGCACCGGCTCCTAAATGTGACTATGCACTCGAACGAGCCAGACGACGCCACCAATACCGATACGGACACCGACAATGCACAAACCTCGCACACCTGCTGACCTTGAGGAGTCAACAGATTAAGGTAGGCGGCCATGCCATATGCGGCGAATGCGCCCGTGTGCTGCGTTGGGAGGACGTCCAGCCCGATCCGAGGTGTTGGTGA
- the LOC121781572 gene encoding uncharacterized protein LOC121781572, whose amino-acid sequence MPLSKLLEINLISAHDLPPLSATLRTFAVAYVSPDHKLTTKTDHHGHTNPSWNYKMLFHVPKDFLTLPSASLTVEIYNIARLRDLPIGTARLHLPTLSPPLTQNSGYRLLSLPICQPSGNLKGTLSLGIQLIDMDDDISLSSLRITDENSVANEKARISDENSVANEKFSVSDGMSISVANKNSNENRNGPDERPRPRPRPRRKKGMYDGDGAGYGSSILKNWTVGGSTCEGIPENVEEGKEMEIDQRWKRKSGLFKCFSNKFRLKKKVGNVDTLHHRSQSDGGLGKFYS is encoded by the coding sequence ATGCCTCTCTCCAAACTCCTCGAAATCAACCTCATCTCCGCTCACGACCTCCCCCCTCTCTCCGCCACGCTCCGCACATTCGCCGTTGCCTACGTCTCCCCGGACCACAAACTCACCACCAAAACCGACCACCACGGCCACACCAACCCCTCCTGGAACTACAAGATGCTCTTCCACGTCCCCAAAGACTTCCTCACCCTACCCTCCGCCTCCCTCACCGTCGAAATCTACAACATCGCCCGCCTCCGCGACCTCCCCATCGGCACCGCCCGCCTCCACCTCCCCACCCTCTCCCCTCCCCTCACCCAAAACAGCGGCTACCGCCTCCTCTCCCTCCCGATCTGCCAACCCTCCGGCAACCTCAAGGGGACACTCAGCCTCGGCATCCAGCTCATCGATATGGACGACGACATCAGCCTCTCCTCCCTCCGAATTACCGACGAAAATTCCGTTGCTAACGAAAAGGCCAGAATTAGCGACGAAAATTCCGTTGCTAACGAAAAGTTCAGTGTTAGCGACGGAATGTCAATATCCGTTGCTAATAAAAATAGTAACGAAAATCGAAATGGCCCGGATGAGAGGCCGAGGCCGAGGCCTAGGCCGAGGCGGAAGAAGGGGATGTACGATGGAGACGGGGCGGGGTACGGGAGTTCGATATTGAAGAACTGGACGGTGGGGGGGAGTACGTGCGAGGGGATACCGGAAAATGTGGAGGAGGGGAAGGAAATGGAGATTGATCAACGGTGGAAGAGGAAAAGTGGGCTGTTTAAGTGCTTCTCTAATAAATTCAGATTGAAGAAGAAGGTGGGAAATGTGGATACACTTCATCATAGATCGCAATCAGATGGAGGTTTGGGAAAGTTTTATAGCTGA
- the LOC121782866 gene encoding protein PHOSPHATE STARVATION RESPONSE 1-like isoform X1 codes for MAPASFNKFPQLPDSPRVFSSNTSISSTMYSLSPKYGDSFMANQHPYSVMQSTHLDGYANENHDVSWNEIENFLDTPLKVPNQDCQIKTSRDPMVIEDSAKKTNWQEWADQLIKLNDETLGSNWGDLLLPGNLPDSELNQLQPRPVPNVNYCPAIGSPTVSSSKARMRWTPELHEAFVEAVNKLGGGDRATPKGVLKIMNVKGLTIYNVKSHLQKYRTARYKPDSPGGTPEKKLKTASDMTSLDLKATVGITEALRLQMEVQKQLHDQLEIQRNLQIRIEEQGKHLQEMFEQQRKLEEVKGKPPSLKLDTPRTPATKTQPCLGNDKPESSQSNSRAPCSPPPGALGWRQDS; via the exons ATGGCCCCTGCATCATTTAACAAGTTTCCCCAGTTACCAGATTCGCCTCGAGTTTTTTCTTCCAATACATCAATAAGTTCGACAATGTATTCGTTGTCGCCAAAATATGGAGATTCTTTTATGGCAAACCAACATCCTTACTCGGTTATGCAATCCACACATTTAGACGGCTATGCCAATGAGAACCATGATGTTTCGTGGAATGAGATCGAGAACTTTCTCGACACTCCCCTGAAAGTCCCCAACCAGGACTGCCAAATCAAAACATCTAGAGATCCGATGGTGATAGAAGATAGTGCTAAGAAAACTAATTGGCAGGAATGGGCCGACCAATTGATCAAACTTAATGATGAGACACTCGGTTCAAACTGGGGTGATCTTCTCCTTCCTGGCAATCTTCCCGACTCTGAGCTAAAT CAGCTGCAGCCTCGTCCGGTACCAAATGTAAATTATTGTCCAGCAATAGGCTCTCCAACTGTGTCCTCTAGCAAAGCACGAATGCGCTGGACGCCAGAACTTCATGAAGCTTTTGTGGAAGCGGTGAACAAGCTCGGTGGTGGCGACA GAGCTACGCCAAAGGGTGTTTTGAAGATCATGAATGTCAAAGGCCTGACGATATATAATGTGAAAAGCCATTTACAG AAATACCGAACTGCCAGATATAAGCCAGACTCACCAGGAG GAACTCCAGAAAAGAAGTTAAAAACTGCGAGCGATATGACATCTCTCGACTTGAAAGC AACTGTGGGGATAACTGAAGCTCTCCGGCTACAGATGGAAGTACAGAAGCAGCTACACGATCAGCTTGAG ATTCAAAGAAATCTGCAAATACGTATCGAAGAACAAGGGAAGCATCTCCAAGAAATGTTCGAGCAGCAAAGAAAGCTGGAGGAAGTAAAAGGGAAACCCCCATCCTTGAAGTTGGATACACCTCGAACGCCAGCTACAAAAACACAGCCTTGCCTTGGCAACGACAAGCCAGAATCATCACAAAGCAACTCTCGTGCTCCCTGCAGTCCTCCCCCGGGCGCACTTGGATGGCGTCAAGACTCATGA
- the LOC121782866 gene encoding protein PHOSPHATE STARVATION RESPONSE 1-like isoform X2 gives MAPASFNKFPQLPDSPRVFSSNTSISSTMYSLSPKYGDSFMANQHPYSVMQSTHLDGYANENHDVSWNEIENFLDTPLKVPNQDCQIKTSRDPMVIEDSAKKTNWQEWADQLIKLNDETLGSNWGDLLLPGNLPDSELNLQPRPVPNVNYCPAIGSPTVSSSKARMRWTPELHEAFVEAVNKLGGGDRATPKGVLKIMNVKGLTIYNVKSHLQKYRTARYKPDSPGGTPEKKLKTASDMTSLDLKATVGITEALRLQMEVQKQLHDQLEIQRNLQIRIEEQGKHLQEMFEQQRKLEEVKGKPPSLKLDTPRTPATKTQPCLGNDKPESSQSNSRAPCSPPPGALGWRQDS, from the exons ATGGCCCCTGCATCATTTAACAAGTTTCCCCAGTTACCAGATTCGCCTCGAGTTTTTTCTTCCAATACATCAATAAGTTCGACAATGTATTCGTTGTCGCCAAAATATGGAGATTCTTTTATGGCAAACCAACATCCTTACTCGGTTATGCAATCCACACATTTAGACGGCTATGCCAATGAGAACCATGATGTTTCGTGGAATGAGATCGAGAACTTTCTCGACACTCCCCTGAAAGTCCCCAACCAGGACTGCCAAATCAAAACATCTAGAGATCCGATGGTGATAGAAGATAGTGCTAAGAAAACTAATTGGCAGGAATGGGCCGACCAATTGATCAAACTTAATGATGAGACACTCGGTTCAAACTGGGGTGATCTTCTCCTTCCTGGCAATCTTCCCGACTCTGAGCTAAAT CTGCAGCCTCGTCCGGTACCAAATGTAAATTATTGTCCAGCAATAGGCTCTCCAACTGTGTCCTCTAGCAAAGCACGAATGCGCTGGACGCCAGAACTTCATGAAGCTTTTGTGGAAGCGGTGAACAAGCTCGGTGGTGGCGACA GAGCTACGCCAAAGGGTGTTTTGAAGATCATGAATGTCAAAGGCCTGACGATATATAATGTGAAAAGCCATTTACAG AAATACCGAACTGCCAGATATAAGCCAGACTCACCAGGAG GAACTCCAGAAAAGAAGTTAAAAACTGCGAGCGATATGACATCTCTCGACTTGAAAGC AACTGTGGGGATAACTGAAGCTCTCCGGCTACAGATGGAAGTACAGAAGCAGCTACACGATCAGCTTGAG ATTCAAAGAAATCTGCAAATACGTATCGAAGAACAAGGGAAGCATCTCCAAGAAATGTTCGAGCAGCAAAGAAAGCTGGAGGAAGTAAAAGGGAAACCCCCATCCTTGAAGTTGGATACACCTCGAACGCCAGCTACAAAAACACAGCCTTGCCTTGGCAACGACAAGCCAGAATCATCACAAAGCAACTCTCGTGCTCCCTGCAGTCCTCCCCCGGGCGCACTTGGATGGCGTCAAGACTCATGA